The genomic DNA TTGTTTAGGCTTGAGCATCTATCTTTATCTAACTTATTTCATTACtgctttaaataaatattttaagttACGCGCGCGAAAAGGCTCTCAGATAACAAAACAGCCAACAAATATCAGAGTAGGTACTGCGTACGTACATTGTTATAGAAATACATTCATTTATGGGATGGCAGTAACACATTTTTTGCGGCGGTGTATTGAACTGATGCAGTGGGAATTAAACAATCGAAACTGTactggatttaaaaaaatacaaattactCTTAATGTAAtatgtaaaaagaaatttcgtgGTACCTATGATTTTCCATTTATATTAGTAAGGAGGCGTagaaaattgttcgaaaataATAGCATATCCGTTCAATTTAACGATCGACCACTTAAGAAAATCATcatcaaatttattcacattACCTGCTACACTATAAAATCTGTAAACTATCAATGGACAAGGTCATCCACCCCATATTTATAAACCAGCAATCACTTATCTATCCTAATGAGGTGCAagtgatttataaaaaacCAAATTAGATGAGAATTTGAAGGCTTATGTAAAACTGACTTCAGAGTTTTGGATTTCATATCTCATCACAATTTCGATACACATCGTGAATTAAAGCATCGTACTTCCATCCAAGTGGTCGAGAAAAGTTGTATTGCTTAATCGGTGATCAAATATTCGGGTACACTTCTAATTCCatcaaaatcatttgaaacgcAATGTCGATTTAACTGCTAAGGTATGAAACagtcaaggaaaaaaaaacggaaaaacttTATCCAACACACGGCTTTGAAACTAAAAGTCATTGAACGTTCATTACACGTGGATCTATTCAATTAGCACAGTTCTTTACTGGGTCCTGCGACTAGCCTGAGATTACGAACTTTGGAGCTTAGTGTTGCATTGGGAGTTGATTTAGTGATTCCATCTCGTGGTTCGTTTCAGTTTCagacatgtaaaaaaaaaagtaacagctGCTAACTAAGTTTTGGACTATCGTTTTCCACGTGGCATCGAACGAGTAGTTTACCATTAAAATTACGTGTTACACTTCTAAAAGATTTCTCGAGAAGAGACCTGGAAAGAAAATGATTACGAAAAGGAAATTATACGTTCTCGGCTCCTTTTACCTTCCCGATAAATAATTCGCGCAGATTTTGGAAAGACCCTGCAGTAGCAGACGTAGAATTCCGAAAGATCTCCGGGTTCGGATTCAACCTCGTCACGAGCCGGCATCTCGACTGCGAAATCTACTCACGTTTCAATATTCGCATGTCCGTACATTGTGCGAATGTGTAAGCCGTCTGCGATTCCGTATTTTATGCGGGAACAGCTGGTAATTGATATCGCTTTTATTCGGGCCTGCAAACATACGCGGCCGTGAGTTGCAGTAATGAATATCGCCAAGGACTCTAGACGAAATTAATTCCTTGCATATGCCTAAGTATTCGCATTTCCATACAGAAGGATACGCGGATCTACTCGTTGAATTTTGGCATCTCAGGCGATGCGAGCATTATTCGCGACGTGCGTTAGCATCGactaaaattaataatcttCGCCCCATCTTGTTTTTCACACTTACGAGTGTACATTCCACGGACGAGTGggtagaaatgagaaaaatggtGGCACCGTGCCAGACAACCTCCTCGGGCAGTGGTAAGAGAATCGTTGATCCTCGTGACACAGATTTACGGATAACTTTCAATCTCTCATCGAGAAGAGAGTGAATACGCGTTCGAAATTTCGTCACGAATAGCATACGAAAACTATGAAACTAAACAATAACACGTAACACGAGTAGAGCAATAATGACGGATTACATCACTGCGTACACAAATTGTTACGACCCATGTTTCAGACCGAAACGTTAACTGCGATCATTGAAATTCCTAAGTgtcttgaaaattgaaaaatgggaAATGTGCCaagttggtaaaaaatttctcatcgttGTACGATAAAATGCTGAAAATCATCCGAAGTACCGAAAGCTTCAAGCGTAAAGgtaaaaaacggagaaaacaACAATTGCCGTAAAGCAAATGcctattattattcattgctACTTAACCTGTTTTTTACCCCGAATACGCAGCGCCCTGTTCATCTCGCCTTAAGCAAGACGTGTCAACATCATGCCAACCCAACGACGAGTTGCACAACGCAAACGTTCTACTCGGATACTGCAACTTCCGATCCTCGAACAATAAGGAATTTGCATTCGTAAATCTGCGAGAAATTCACGCTCGGTGCAGGCGTGTGCAGATAATAAGCTACCGGTGAGCAGACAATTGGACGACGAGGATTCAAGGCTCCGTTCTGAGCTCAAACAGTCGCACGCAATTTCGCTGTACTAATTTGGATACTGGTAAGGTTACTTGAGCGAATTTCCTCTGTTATATACTGTTAATCAATAGCGTGCGAAACTTTATTCAAGTGAAAAAGGTGATTAATATACAGAAGTGGCTTCGCAGAAGCCAGAACGTTAAGACTGTCAGAGATGTTTGGAGAGTAAACTGTTGGCCAGAGTGAGGACGGAGCGTAGAACCTCTACAGTTTCTTCTCAACCTCCTCGACGTCTTCTTCGGGATGGGCAGCGGACCATTCCAAGGACTTCAAGATGTAGGCTGGAGTCTCTGGGCCGACGGGAAGATGACTCCCCGAAGGATGGAAGCCGTTCTCATCGGCGGTGTAGATCGTCTCGATGATGGTTCCGTCGGGGGAAGGATACGAGATGGAACCCTTGACCACCTGGATAATTTCACCCTCCTCCAAAGTCTTCAAGCTGCTTTCCTCCGATACGGAAATCCCGTTCGCTGTTTGGTACTTGTTGACGAAAGTTCCGTCCGGATTGACTTCGGCCTCTTGACTAATGATGGCAATCGGCTCCTTGGGGTCAACTGCAG from Diprion similis isolate iyDipSimi1 chromosome 2, iyDipSimi1.1, whole genome shotgun sequence includes the following:
- the LOC124411591 gene encoding endocuticle structural glycoprotein SgAbd-1-like, whose product is MNTRAVLVFFALVASISAAPAADPAAAPVPEPASPGSAAQRSSPAVDPKEPIAIISQEAEVNPDGTFVNKYQTANGISVSEESSLKTLEEGEIIQVVKGSISYPSPDGTIIETIYTADENGFHPSGSHLPVGPETPAYILKSLEWSAAHPEEDVEEVEKKL